One region of Polynucleobacter paneuropaeus genomic DNA includes:
- the frr gene encoding ribosome recycling factor, producing the protein MSAAEIKTNTDQKMHKSLDALKTNLAKIRSGRANPGILEHIQVEYYGNPTPLSQVASLGLADARTINVQPFEKTMVAAIEKAIRDSDLGLNPASQGTVIRVPMPALTEERRRELTKVVKSEGEETKIAVRNLRRDANEHLKRLTKDKEISEDEERRATDEIQKMTDKAVVDIDKIIADKEKEIMTV; encoded by the coding sequence ATGTCTGCAGCAGAAATTAAAACCAATACTGATCAAAAGATGCATAAGTCTCTTGATGCTTTGAAAACCAATTTAGCCAAAATTCGGTCAGGGCGTGCAAATCCGGGAATTTTGGAGCATATTCAGGTGGAGTACTACGGTAATCCAACACCACTGAGTCAGGTTGCAAGTCTTGGGCTGGCTGACGCTCGCACGATTAATGTTCAGCCTTTTGAAAAAACGATGGTTGCTGCAATTGAGAAAGCCATTCGTGATTCTGATTTAGGATTAAATCCAGCCTCACAAGGTACCGTGATTCGCGTGCCAATGCCGGCGCTTACCGAAGAGCGCCGTCGTGAGCTCACCAAAGTTGTGAAGTCTGAAGGTGAAGAGACCAAGATTGCGGTGCGTAATTTACGCCGGGATGCAAATGAACATCTCAAGCGCCTTACGAAAGATAAGGAAATCTCTGAAGATGAGGAGCGTCGTGCTACCGATGAGATTCAGAAGATGACAGACAAAGCGGTGGTCGATATTGATAAGATCATTGCTGATAAAGAAAAAGAGATCATGACGGTTTAA
- the uppS gene encoding polyprenyl diphosphate synthase codes for MTQHTSSTLAIPEVSAIPRHVAIIMDGNGRWASKRHMPRVAGHSEGLNAVRKIVAECRRLGVEYLTLFAFSSENWRRPPEEVGFLMKLFLKSLKGEVTRLAENDICLKLIGDLERFDRDIQKMVTFSEEKTAQCKALTFTIAANYGGRWDILQAMRQCLIAHPHLKPEQVSEDLIQPFLSMSYAPEPDLFIRTGGEQRVSNFLLWQLAYTELYFTDVLWPDFDEAELHKSFEWFSQRERRFGRTSAQVMSQSMSDAV; via the coding sequence ATGACCCAGCACACGAGCTCTACCCTGGCAATCCCAGAGGTCAGCGCTATTCCCCGCCATGTAGCAATCATCATGGATGGTAATGGGCGTTGGGCCAGCAAGCGTCACATGCCACGTGTCGCGGGACATTCCGAAGGATTGAATGCAGTCCGCAAAATTGTTGCAGAGTGCCGCCGTCTTGGGGTTGAATACTTAACACTTTTTGCTTTCAGCTCCGAGAATTGGCGCCGACCACCAGAAGAGGTGGGCTTTTTGATGAAGCTCTTTTTGAAATCCTTAAAAGGTGAAGTCACCCGCTTAGCCGAGAACGATATTTGTCTCAAGCTTATTGGAGACCTAGAGCGCTTTGATCGTGATATTCAGAAGATGGTGACATTCTCTGAGGAAAAAACTGCACAATGTAAGGCGCTGACTTTTACGATTGCTGCTAACTATGGTGGCCGCTGGGATATCTTACAAGCTATGCGCCAATGCTTGATTGCCCATCCCCACTTAAAACCTGAACAGGTCAGCGAAGATTTGATTCAACCTTTCTTATCGATGTCATATGCCCCTGAGCCCGATTTATTTATTCGTACCGGTGGTGAGCAGCGTGTGAGTAATTTCTTGCTATGGCAACTTGCGTATACCGAACTCTATTTCACGGATGTTTTGTGGCCCGATTTTGATGAAGCTGAACTTCATAAATCTTTTGAGTGGTTTAGTCAACGAGAGCGGCGTTTTGGCAGGACAAGTGCGCAAGTCATGTCTCAAAGCATGAGTGATGCAGTTTAA
- the pyrH gene encoding UMP kinase, translating to MPAYKRVLLKLSGEALMGDDAFGINPATIDAMVSEIAQVVNSGIELAIVIGGGNIFRGVAGGAAGMDRATADYMGMLATMMNSLALQDALRQKGVEARVQSALRMDQVVEPYIRPRAIRAMSEGKVVIFAAGTGNPFFTTDTAAALRGAEMGVEVMLKATKVDGIYSADPVKDPSATLYKTITFDEALIKNLQVMDATAFALCRDRKLPIKVFSILKPGALMRVVQGEAEGTLVHV from the coding sequence ATGCCAGCCTACAAAAGAGTTCTCTTAAAACTATCTGGTGAAGCCTTGATGGGTGATGATGCATTCGGCATCAACCCTGCAACTATTGATGCAATGGTTAGCGAAATTGCTCAAGTGGTCAATAGCGGTATCGAGTTAGCGATTGTGATTGGCGGCGGTAATATTTTCCGTGGCGTTGCCGGAGGAGCGGCTGGCATGGATCGCGCTACTGCTGACTATATGGGCATGCTTGCAACCATGATGAACTCCTTAGCTCTGCAAGATGCCTTGCGCCAAAAAGGGGTCGAAGCGCGCGTGCAATCCGCCCTGAGAATGGATCAAGTGGTCGAGCCTTATATTCGTCCACGGGCAATTCGGGCAATGAGCGAAGGTAAGGTTGTGATTTTTGCCGCTGGCACGGGTAATCCATTCTTCACTACAGACACTGCTGCTGCATTGCGTGGAGCTGAAATGGGTGTGGAGGTGATGTTGAAGGCTACTAAGGTCGATGGTATCTACAGCGCTGATCCTGTTAAAGATCCTAGCGCAACCCTCTATAAAACGATTACCTTTGATGAAGCGCTCATCAAGAATTTGCAAGTGATGGATGCTACTGCTTTTGCGCTATGCCGTGATCGCAAACTACCTATCAAAGTATTCTCTATTCTGAAGCCAGGCGCATTGATGCGTGTAGTGCAGGGCGAGGCAGAGGGTACCCTAGTACACGTTTAA